From Cytobacillus sp. IB215665, the proteins below share one genomic window:
- a CDS encoding DNA-directed RNA polymerase subunit beta, with product MTTNVNQSETKTRSQLRQERQQGEDHTQDTKSKSKTKVKARVRLIPIWLKLIIVAVLLVTSLLLGAIVGYGVIGNGDPSDALKKSTWQHIFDLVDKDTQ from the coding sequence GTGACAACGAATGTAAACCAGTCTGAAACAAAGACGCGTTCTCAACTGAGACAAGAACGACAACAAGGGGAAGATCATACACAAGACACGAAAAGTAAGAGTAAAACAAAAGTGAAAGCTCGTGTACGCTTAATCCCCATTTGGTTAAAACTAATAATTGTTGCAGTACTACTTGTCACCAGTTTATTATTAGGTGCTATAGTTGGTTATGGTGTCATTGGAAATGGAGATCCATCCGATGCGCTCAAAAAATCTACTTGGCAACATATTTTTGATTTAGTTGATAAAGATACCCAGTAA